The following coding sequences are from one uncultured Desulfobacter sp. window:
- the icmF gene encoding fused isobutyryl-CoA mutase/GTPase IcmF, with translation MSDAVNVYTPRHKIRIITATSLFDGHDVSINMFRRILQSTGVEVIHLGHNRSVKEIVDAAIEEDAQGIAVSSYQGGHIEFFKYIVDLLKEHDASDIKVFGGGGGVIVPEEIRTLHDYGVARIFSPEDGTKMGLQGMINHMVKAVDFSTVTDDLLDVNLLSFDNKRLVGKAITAMEQAQHSGNGHLDHFRAELLKKIGSRTVPVMGITGTGGAGKSSLIDELVLRMTHDVKDVKIAVISSDVSRRKTGGALLGDRIRMNAIDNDRVYMRSLATRKAHSEIPEALGDVISVVKAAGFDFIIAETAGIGQGDSQITDQVDCAMYVMTAEFGAASQLEKIDMLDYADLIAVNKFEKRGAEDAVRDVRKQVQRNRNAWEIQPEDMPVFGTIASKFNDDGVTALYQALLQTIFDKTGVKFESRLPKVDVKTSSSKTVVIPPERTRYLSEIADTVRDYHKRTEVQAQAIRTVWHLEETAKSLDESLLDGDKTELIENLKKTIDAARRKVDGEAKELETQWKDTKDAYKKDELVYMVRGKEIRVPLYTRSLSHQKIPKISLPKFKDPGEIYQWLRRENLPGYFPYTGGVFPLKRVGEDPTRMFAGEGDPARTNARFHLLSGDYAAKRLSTAFDSVTLYGCDPERRPDIYGKVGNAGVSVCTLDDVKVLYSGFDLSAPSTSVSMTINGPAPVMLAMFMNAAIDQQVEKYTQQNGNAPTSQVYQNIRESVLNNIRGTVQADILKEDQGQNTCIFSIEFALKMMGDIQQYFTANNVRNFYSVSISGYHVAEAGANPITQLALTLSNGFTYVEYYLSRGMPIDSFGPNLSYFFSNGMDPEYTVIGRVARRIWAIAMKEKYNASARSQMLKYHIQTSGRSLHSQEIQFNDIRTTLQALCAVYDNCNSLHTNAFDEAITTPTQESVRRALAIQMIINREWGLAKNENMNQGSFIVEELTDLVEQAVLMEFDRISERGGVLGAMETGYQRSKIQEESVYYETLKHNGALPIVGVNMFREPDSEDEATAQGNGGCELARATEEEKQSQLKRLADFQRRHEKDAPRALEQLQRVVLSGGNIFEALMETVKVCSLGQITGALYDVGGRYRRNM, from the coding sequence ATGAGTGACGCTGTAAACGTATACACCCCCCGGCATAAAATCCGTATTATCACCGCCACATCCCTTTTTGACGGCCATGACGTCTCCATCAACATGTTTCGAAGGATACTTCAAAGTACCGGTGTGGAGGTGATCCATCTGGGCCACAACCGTTCCGTAAAGGAAATTGTGGACGCAGCCATTGAAGAGGATGCCCAGGGCATCGCCGTTTCCAGTTACCAGGGCGGGCATATCGAATTTTTCAAATATATCGTGGATCTTTTAAAAGAACACGATGCTTCCGACATTAAGGTGTTCGGCGGGGGCGGCGGCGTGATTGTGCCCGAGGAGATCCGGACCCTTCATGATTATGGTGTCGCCAGAATATTTTCCCCTGAAGACGGCACAAAGATGGGACTGCAGGGAATGATCAACCATATGGTCAAGGCGGTGGATTTTTCCACGGTCACGGATGATCTCCTCGACGTCAACTTGTTGTCTTTTGACAACAAACGCCTGGTGGGCAAAGCGATCACAGCCATGGAACAGGCCCAACATTCCGGCAACGGCCATTTGGATCATTTCAGGGCAGAACTGCTGAAAAAAATCGGCAGCAGAACCGTACCGGTCATGGGCATCACCGGAACCGGCGGTGCGGGAAAGTCTTCGCTCATTGACGAACTGGTTCTTCGCATGACCCATGATGTAAAAGACGTAAAGATCGCTGTAATCAGTTCTGACGTATCCAGAAGAAAAACCGGCGGCGCCCTTCTGGGAGATCGCATCCGGATGAACGCCATCGATAATGACCGGGTTTACATGCGCTCTCTGGCTACGCGAAAAGCCCATTCGGAAATCCCGGAGGCTTTGGGAGACGTCATTTCCGTGGTCAAGGCCGCCGGATTTGATTTTATCATTGCCGAAACCGCCGGCATCGGCCAGGGGGATTCCCAGATCACCGACCAGGTGGATTGCGCCATGTATGTGATGACGGCCGAATTCGGGGCGGCAAGCCAGCTGGAAAAAATAGATATGCTGGATTATGCAGACCTGATTGCGGTCAACAAATTCGAAAAAAGAGGAGCAGAGGACGCGGTCAGGGATGTTCGCAAACAGGTGCAAAGGAACCGGAATGCCTGGGAGATACAGCCGGAAGATATGCCGGTATTCGGTACCATTGCTTCCAAGTTCAACGATGACGGTGTCACCGCCCTTTATCAGGCCCTGCTACAGACCATTTTTGATAAAACCGGAGTTAAATTTGAAAGCCGACTGCCTAAAGTAGATGTGAAAACCTCATCATCAAAAACCGTGGTCATCCCGCCGGAAAGAACACGCTACCTGTCAGAAATTGCCGATACCGTCCGGGACTACCACAAGCGTACGGAGGTACAGGCCCAGGCCATCCGCACAGTGTGGCACCTGGAAGAAACGGCCAAATCCCTTGATGAAAGTCTGCTTGACGGGGATAAAACTGAACTGATTGAAAATTTAAAAAAAACAATTGATGCCGCGAGAAGAAAAGTTGATGGAGAAGCCAAAGAACTGGAAACCCAATGGAAGGACACAAAAGATGCCTATAAAAAGGACGAACTGGTATACATGGTCCGGGGCAAGGAGATCAGAGTGCCTTTGTACACCCGGTCCCTATCCCACCAGAAAATCCCCAAGATCAGTCTGCCCAAATTCAAGGACCCGGGAGAGATCTACCAATGGCTGAGGCGGGAGAATCTTCCCGGATACTTTCCCTATACGGGCGGGGTATTCCCCCTGAAACGGGTGGGAGAAGACCCAACCAGAATGTTTGCCGGAGAAGGAGACCCGGCCAGAACCAACGCACGTTTTCATTTGCTGTCCGGCGATTATGCGGCCAAACGACTCTCCACGGCGTTTGATTCGGTCACCCTGTACGGGTGTGATCCGGAGCGTCGGCCCGATATTTACGGCAAGGTCGGCAACGCAGGGGTCAGTGTGTGCACCCTGGACGATGTCAAAGTATTATACAGCGGGTTCGACCTCAGTGCGCCGTCCACGTCGGTCTCCATGACCATCAACGGGCCCGCCCCTGTCATGCTTGCCATGTTCATGAATGCGGCCATTGATCAGCAGGTGGAAAAATATACACAACAGAACGGTAATGCCCCGACAAGCCAGGTCTATCAAAACATTCGCGAATCGGTGCTGAACAATATTCGCGGTACGGTTCAGGCCGATATTCTGAAAGAAGATCAGGGGCAGAACACCTGTATATTTTCCATTGAATTTGCCCTGAAAATGATGGGGGATATCCAGCAATACTTTACGGCAAACAATGTGCGCAATTTTTACTCCGTATCCATTTCGGGCTATCACGTCGCCGAAGCCGGTGCCAATCCCATTACCCAGTTGGCCCTGACCCTTTCCAACGGCTTTACCTATGTGGAATACTACCTGTCCCGGGGCATGCCCATCGACAGTTTCGGACCCAACCTCTCCTACTTTTTTTCCAACGGTATGGACCCCGAATATACGGTCATCGGCAGGGTTGCCCGCAGAATCTGGGCCATTGCCATGAAAGAGAAGTACAACGCATCAGCACGGTCACAAATGCTCAAATACCACATCCAGACATCCGGCCGATCCCTGCACAGCCAGGAGATCCAGTTCAACGACATACGGACCACCCTACAGGCCCTTTGTGCGGTGTATGACAACTGCAACAGCCTGCACACCAATGCCTTTGACGAAGCCATTACAACCCCGACACAGGAATCGGTGCGGCGGGCCCTGGCCATCCAGATGATCATCAATCGGGAGTGGGGATTGGCCAAAAACGAAAACATGAACCAGGGCAGTTTCATCGTCGAAGAGTTGACGGACCTGGTGGAACAGGCCGTGCTCATGGAGTTTGACCGGATCTCGGAACGGGGCGGTGTGCTGGGGGCCATGGAAACGGGATACCAGCGGAGCAAAATCCAGGAAGAATCGGTCTACTACGAGACGCTAAAACACAACGGCGCACTGCCGATTGTCGGTGTCAACATGTTCCGTGAGCCCGATTCAGAAGACGAGGCAACGGCCCAGGGCAACGGCGGCTGTGAACTGGCCCGGGCCACGGAAGAAGAGAAACAATCCCAGTTAAAGCGCTTGGCCGATTTTCAACGCCGGCATGAAAAAGACGCGCCCCGGGCTCTGGAACAACTTCAACGGGTGGTCCTTTCCGGGGGCAACATCTTTGAAGCGTTGATGGAAACAGTTAAGGTCTGCAGCCTGGGACAGATCACCGGGGCCCTTTACGATGTGGGGGGCCGGTATCGCAGGAACATGTAA
- a CDS encoding DUF6516 family protein, whose protein sequence is MNAELILKNRHIISETSFAELIVWRISTSLPGSKHNFKYRLAFIVDNACVLRYDNETGKGDHKHIGDKELPYEFKSPKTLMRDFWKDVDNWRGIR, encoded by the coding sequence ATGAATGCAGAGTTGATATTAAAAAACCGGCATATAATTTCTGAAACGTCTTTTGCAGAGCTGATTGTATGGCGTATATCAACATCACTTCCGGGGAGCAAGCACAATTTTAAATATCGATTGGCTTTTATAGTAGATAATGCCTGCGTTCTTCGATACGATAACGAAACGGGTAAAGGAGATCATAAGCATATTGGCGATAAAGAACTCCCATATGAATTTAAATCTCCAAAAACTTTAATGCGGGATTTTTGGAAAGATGTAGACAATTGGAGGGGGATAAGATGA
- a CDS encoding transcriptional regulator: MKTVTLGISSRKDIEDRFLSAFDGENQGAFISFETPALLFKIISGKRWEIIQAMTGAGPLSIREVARRLARDVKAVHSDVHILLKAGILIKTESGQIEFPFDAIHVNFVLEAA; this comes from the coding sequence ATGAAAACCGTAACATTGGGAATATCATCACGAAAGGATATTGAGGATCGCTTTCTATCTGCGTTTGACGGCGAAAATCAAGGCGCTTTTATCAGTTTTGAGACCCCTGCTTTGCTTTTTAAAATTATTTCCGGAAAGCGTTGGGAAATTATCCAGGCCATGACCGGAGCCGGACCGTTATCTATCCGAGAAGTTGCCAGACGATTGGCCCGGGATGTTAAAGCCGTTCATAGTGATGTTCATATACTTTTGAAAGCGGGAATTTTGATAAAAACAGAAAGCGGCCAAATAGAATTTCCTTTTGACGCCATTCATGTAAATTTTGTGCTGGAAGCGGCATGA
- a CDS encoding 5'-nucleotidase C-terminal domain-containing protein, translating into MAPTRRIIKAGIVVRFSLFLAEIVVLGALGCSAFASEIKFKILHLNDVHSFLAPQTVELTFDGRSTTCEVGGMARVAGLVEALAVNPAQTLLLHAGDAVQGTLYFTLFDGRADAEVMNAMPFDAMALGNHEFDNGDMWLAGFIRSLKVPVVSANIQVGPGHVLEHLFAPYVVKEVDGRPVGIIGMTISAVTRRSSRPGPGVVFGDEVRYVQAAVDELAAKGIGRIILLSHYGLENTLSLAGQVSDVDVIVDGHSHTLLGDLTPYGPACENAYPVIAENKDGDPVCIVQAWSHGRVLGELDVTFKAGRLVAWSGQPHLVLGAQFWRKDAAGERQPVTGVERKKILACISREPSLDIAPENAAVAGVLDQFSRQVAEKGETIIGTAPQELPHVRMPGQVHGTQPMPLGSRLAPLVAQAFYEQVPHADMCIQNAGGVRTGIQQGAIRYSTVYGVLPFSNTLFEIQMSGHGIRQVLEQALEYVLENDAKGAFPYAYGLRYDIDARKPFGRRFSGLAVRERTSGRYVPLEDARSYVVVANAFIASGKDGYKGFGDLSHVPGKTVDTYLDYARAFITHVQNLAHSGKGLAELPHRDHCIKSFISPDEPTQ; encoded by the coding sequence ATGGCGCCAACGAGAAGAATAATAAAAGCAGGTATTGTGGTCCGGTTTTCTTTGTTTCTGGCCGAAATTGTGGTGCTCGGCGCTTTGGGGTGCAGTGCTTTTGCTTCGGAAATAAAGTTCAAGATCCTGCATCTCAATGATGTGCACTCCTTTCTGGCTCCCCAGACCGTGGAACTGACGTTCGACGGGCGGTCAACCACCTGTGAGGTCGGCGGTATGGCCAGGGTTGCCGGGCTGGTGGAGGCATTGGCCGTCAATCCTGCTCAGACACTGCTGCTGCATGCCGGCGATGCGGTCCAGGGCACCTTGTACTTTACCCTGTTTGACGGCCGGGCAGATGCCGAAGTGATGAATGCCATGCCCTTTGATGCCATGGCTTTGGGAAACCATGAATTTGACAACGGGGATATGTGGCTGGCCGGTTTTATCCGGTCGTTGAAGGTGCCGGTGGTCAGTGCCAATATCCAGGTCGGCCCCGGGCATGTGCTGGAACATTTGTTTGCCCCCTATGTGGTGAAAGAAGTTGACGGGCGGCCGGTTGGGATCATCGGTATGACCATTTCAGCCGTGACCCGCCGATCTTCACGGCCGGGGCCCGGGGTGGTGTTCGGCGATGAGGTGCGATACGTTCAGGCTGCGGTGGATGAATTGGCGGCCAAGGGGATCGGCCGGATTATTCTGCTGAGTCATTACGGACTTGAAAATACCTTGTCCCTGGCTGGGCAGGTCAGCGATGTGGATGTGATCGTGGATGGACACAGCCATACATTGTTGGGGGATCTGACCCCTTACGGGCCGGCCTGTGAAAATGCCTACCCGGTGATTGCCGAAAACAAAGACGGTGATCCGGTCTGCATCGTTCAGGCATGGTCCCACGGCCGGGTGCTCGGAGAGCTTGACGTGACCTTCAAGGCAGGCCGCCTGGTCGCCTGGTCGGGACAGCCCCACCTGGTGTTGGGCGCTCAATTTTGGCGAAAAGATGCCGCAGGAGAACGCCAACCCGTCACCGGTGTTGAGCGAAAAAAGATTCTGGCGTGCATCAGCCGGGAGCCAAGTCTGGATATTGCCCCTGAAAATGCCGCAGTTGCCGGTGTGCTGGATCAGTTTTCCCGGCAGGTGGCGGAAAAAGGCGAGACCATCATCGGGACCGCCCCCCAGGAACTGCCCCATGTGCGGATGCCGGGCCAGGTTCACGGCACCCAACCCATGCCTTTGGGAAGTCGTCTGGCCCCTCTGGTGGCCCAGGCGTTCTATGAGCAGGTGCCCCATGCCGACATGTGCATTCAGAATGCCGGCGGGGTCCGGACGGGTATTCAACAGGGTGCGATTCGTTACAGCACCGTCTACGGGGTGCTGCCCTTTTCAAACACCCTGTTTGAAATACAAATGTCCGGTCACGGTATCCGGCAAGTGCTTGAACAGGCCCTGGAATATGTCCTGGAAAACGATGCAAAAGGGGCGTTCCCCTATGCCTACGGCCTGCGGTACGATATAGATGCGCGCAAGCCCTTTGGCCGCCGCTTTTCCGGGCTGGCGGTCCGGGAACGCACCTCCGGCCGATATGTTCCCCTTGAAGACGCGCGCAGTTATGTGGTGGTGGCCAATGCGTTTATCGCCTCGGGCAAGGACGGGTATAAAGGGTTTGGTGACCTGTCACACGTGCCCGGAAAAACCGTCGATACATATTTGGATTATGCCCGGGCCTTTATCACCCATGTTCAGAACCTGGCGCATTCAGGTAAAGGCCTTGCAGAATTGCCGCACCGGGATCACTGCATCAAAAGCTTTATTTCACCGGATGAACCGACCCAATAG
- a CDS encoding CAP domain-containing protein, whose amino-acid sequence MKYRMCVLLLVFVCLFAPADSPAAYPADPTSDTKWPYSFETEVSDIQSRFNAARTNENSQLGTSVPMLEFPSQSDWHAKSDEEKALWLINQERIDRGLNPLQGLETNVTQVATDYAQYLLDTDTFSHNADGNTPWERLNNNPSINACHDFLNVAENLAVLWGGWTLPIERAVYMWMYDDSGSGWGHRHAILWYPYNDNSGPQGAEGFLGIGLAGGEHRGWSDSDIIVMNVFDPCSTWCDAVFCAYDFNDDGDVDGTDLVVIANQVDTMSIASFAQEFGTLNCGSE is encoded by the coding sequence ATGAAGTATCGTATGTGTGTGCTGTTGCTGGTCTTTGTATGTTTGTTTGCGCCTGCCGATTCACCGGCAGCCTATCCTGCCGACCCGACGTCGGATACAAAGTGGCCCTACTCTTTTGAGACCGAGGTGTCTGATATTCAATCGAGGTTTAACGCCGCCCGCACCAATGAAAACAGTCAATTGGGAACATCCGTACCGATGCTTGAATTCCCGTCCCAGTCCGATTGGCATGCCAAAAGTGATGAGGAAAAGGCGCTTTGGCTTATCAACCAGGAACGTATCGACCGCGGCCTTAATCCCCTGCAAGGCCTGGAGACCAACGTTACCCAGGTGGCCACAGACTATGCCCAATACCTGTTGGATACGGATACCTTTTCACACAATGCCGACGGCAATACGCCCTGGGAGAGACTCAATAACAATCCATCCATCAATGCGTGCCACGATTTTTTGAATGTGGCGGAGAACCTGGCTGTCCTCTGGGGTGGATGGACATTGCCCATAGAACGGGCGGTCTATATGTGGATGTATGATGACAGCGGCTCCGGTTGGGGACATCGCCACGCCATATTATGGTATCCCTACAACGACAACAGCGGCCCCCAAGGCGCAGAGGGCTTTCTGGGCATTGGGTTGGCCGGCGGAGAACATCGGGGTTGGTCCGATTCGGACATCATTGTCATGAACGTGTTCGATCCCTGTTCAACCTGGTGCGATGCGGTCTTTTGCGCTTATGATTTCAATGACGACGGCGATGTGGACGGCACCGATTTGGTGGTCATCGCAAACCAGGTCGACACAATGTCAATCGCGTCATTTGCCCAGGAATTCGGGACGTTAAATTGTGGTTCAGAATAA
- the pap gene encoding polyphosphate:AMP phosphotransferase, protein MFESAELGHKISKSDYKKEVPGLREELLHAQLDLNESSAFQVIILVGGLDGAGRGATVNLLNEWMDPRFIQTHGMGEPSDEELDRPMMWRFWMALPPKGKIGVFLGSWYTWPMLNRVYGKTKDADLEQSMGRAVKLEKMLVNEGALIIKFWFHLSREEQKKRLQSLGKDPLTRWKVTERDWKRFKAYDKFREVHEKVIRQTSTAEAPWLIIEGVDSRYRDLTVGKLILNAIRERLSKDAHPSPEILAPPLMPSIDNVNMLKTLDMTQALEKDEYREKLKKYQRKLNLLIRDPKFKYTSVIAVFEGNDAAGKGGAIRRITGALDARGYQVIPIAAPTEEERQQPYLWRFWRHLPRKGRVTMFDRSWYGRVLVERVEQLCSEADWMRAYSEINEFELQIVRHRMVVVKFWLTITKEEQLARFHAREKTGFKQFKITDEDWRNRKKWEQYEQAVTDMVDRTSTHYAPWTLIEANNKYFARIKVLKTLCKTIEAKLKEIDEEGVDYLEHPKKKK, encoded by the coding sequence ATGTTTGAATCCGCCGAGTTGGGGCATAAAATCTCCAAATCCGACTACAAGAAAGAAGTGCCTGGGCTGCGTGAAGAACTTCTCCATGCACAATTGGACTTGAACGAATCCTCCGCTTTCCAAGTGATTATCCTGGTCGGTGGATTGGACGGTGCAGGGCGGGGTGCCACGGTGAACCTGTTAAATGAATGGATGGATCCCCGTTTTATCCAAACCCACGGTATGGGCGAACCCTCGGACGAGGAACTGGATCGGCCGATGATGTGGCGGTTCTGGATGGCTTTGCCGCCAAAAGGTAAGATTGGTGTTTTTCTGGGGTCGTGGTACACGTGGCCGATGCTGAACAGGGTCTATGGCAAAACAAAAGATGCCGACCTGGAGCAGAGCATGGGCCGGGCAGTAAAATTAGAAAAAATGCTGGTAAATGAGGGGGCCTTGATCATTAAATTCTGGTTTCATCTTTCCCGGGAAGAACAGAAGAAAAGATTGCAATCCCTCGGGAAAGATCCTTTAACCCGTTGGAAAGTCACCGAGCGTGATTGGAAACGCTTTAAGGCTTACGACAAGTTTCGTGAAGTGCATGAAAAGGTTATTCGCCAGACCTCAACCGCTGAAGCGCCCTGGTTGATCATTGAAGGCGTCGATTCCCGCTACCGGGACTTAACCGTTGGAAAACTGATCCTGAATGCGATTCGAGAACGGTTGAGCAAGGATGCCCACCCTTCTCCGGAGATCCTTGCGCCGCCGCTTATGCCGTCCATTGATAATGTCAACATGTTGAAGACATTGGATATGACCCAGGCCCTGGAGAAAGATGAGTACCGGGAAAAGTTGAAAAAATATCAGAGAAAGCTGAACCTGCTGATCCGGGACCCAAAGTTTAAATACACGTCGGTGATAGCCGTATTCGAAGGCAATGACGCAGCCGGGAAGGGCGGGGCCATACGTCGTATCACAGGGGCGCTTGATGCCCGTGGGTATCAGGTTATTCCCATTGCCGCACCAACGGAAGAGGAACGTCAGCAGCCGTACCTCTGGAGATTTTGGCGGCATTTGCCCCGTAAAGGCCGCGTAACGATGTTTGACAGATCCTGGTATGGCCGCGTACTGGTGGAGCGGGTGGAACAATTGTGTTCCGAGGCCGATTGGATGAGGGCCTACAGTGAAATTAACGAGTTTGAATTACAGATCGTCCGCCATCGCATGGTGGTGGTTAAGTTTTGGTTGACGATCACCAAAGAAGAACAGTTGGCAAGATTCCATGCCAGAGAGAAAACCGGCTTCAAGCAGTTCAAAATCACAGACGAGGACTGGCGGAATCGTAAAAAATGGGAACAGTATGAACAGGCGGTTACGGATATGGTCGATCGGACCAGCACGCATTATGCCCCCTGGACCCTGATCGAGGCCAATAATAAATATTTTGCCCGTATCAAAGTCCTCAAAACATTGTGTAAAACAATTGAGGCCAAACTCAAGGAAATTGATGAGGAGGGCGTCGATTATCTGGAACACCCAAAGAAAAAGAAATAA
- a CDS encoding TetR family transcriptional regulator, giving the protein MVKVYQNLIPQISGKKEAAMAEAGIREHKKDQSIRKILNAALLVFSTQGFNGARIDAIARKAGVNKAMIYYRIGNKQALYQAVIQDVYQDRTAQLRREIQSSTTPEEKLNTYIASVAAIMDAHPHFTRIMIREMVSGWGNFGPTIFEEVSVTIKIVQAIIDEGVEKGIFEKTDPLAVHTMILGSLILNHLTQPVKPQIMAALDASEIPSDISGFNQLVPQVQRLVIAALRPGAGTREV; this is encoded by the coding sequence ATGGTTAAAGTTTACCAGAACCTGATACCCCAGATTTCAGGCAAAAAGGAGGCTGCAATGGCGGAAGCAGGTATTAGAGAACATAAAAAAGACCAGTCCATACGCAAAATTTTAAATGCGGCGCTGCTGGTTTTCAGCACCCAGGGATTCAATGGTGCCCGCATTGATGCCATTGCCCGGAAAGCCGGGGTAAACAAGGCCATGATCTATTACCGGATTGGCAATAAACAAGCGTTGTACCAGGCGGTGATTCAGGACGTATACCAGGACCGGACCGCGCAGCTTCGCCGGGAAATCCAGTCCAGCACCACCCCCGAAGAGAAATTAAACACCTACATCGCCAGCGTTGCCGCCATCATGGATGCCCACCCCCATTTCACCCGGATCATGATTCGGGAGATGGTATCCGGCTGGGGCAATTTCGGCCCGACCATTTTTGAAGAGGTCAGCGTGACCATTAAAATTGTCCAGGCCATAATTGACGAAGGTGTGGAAAAAGGGATTTTTGAGAAAACCGATCCGCTGGCGGTTCATACCATGATTCTTGGGTCGCTGATTTTGAATCATCTTACCCAGCCGGTCAAACCCCAAATCATGGCAGCCCTGGACGCATCAGAAATCCCATCTGATATCAGCGGATTTAACCAGCTTGTTCCCCAGGTACAGCGCCTTGTTATCGCGGCCCTGCGTCCCGGTGCTGGTACCCGTGAAGTATAA
- a CDS encoding TolC family protein yields MMHKTTQKTRSFFLFLSAVLILVSPPQTCRAQEQLTVDRAVEIALENSLQRRMAAKDVEIADEGLARARSEFGPTLTLQGGLYRYNDTPTIVQTNQGLAKLNNALSAVTYGRVPEVSLPSDSRTYYGAGLKVVQPLYTGNKLTATRRLAQANLEHAQSNLDASDNDLALSARKAFYTVILSRQMAGAMDEAVESMSEHVLEATAYHDQKIVPKLDLLRAEEKLADLRQQQLYAHNNVDLAQTSLNYVLGVDMDTRYTYEDTPQTLPMPRDLGTCIQTGLENRPEIEAMDARIQMAKEQIAIAQSDRLPTLALVGEAHRTEPEEEDPTAQIGIVASMNLFDSGRTSHKKAQAGRQLEKAMTAKKQLSRGIRLEVEKAYHDAQAALKSIDVAQKSLDTAQEALDAARTRYRVGLSTSLERLDAEVSLTRSKTNHIHALSMYNIAVAELERAMGKE; encoded by the coding sequence ATGATGCATAAGACAACACAAAAAACGCGCTCTTTCTTTCTGTTTTTATCCGCTGTGCTGATTCTGGTATCACCGCCGCAGACATGCCGTGCCCAGGAACAGCTGACCGTGGACAGGGCCGTCGAGATTGCCCTTGAAAACAGCCTGCAGCGGCGTATGGCTGCCAAGGATGTGGAAATTGCCGATGAGGGACTTGCCCGGGCCCGGTCCGAATTCGGACCGACATTGACACTCCAGGGCGGCCTTTACCGGTACAATGACACCCCCACGATTGTTCAGACCAACCAGGGTCTGGCAAAGCTGAACAATGCCCTGTCCGCCGTGACCTACGGCCGGGTCCCCGAAGTGAGCCTGCCAAGTGACAGCCGCACCTATTACGGTGCAGGGCTCAAAGTGGTCCAGCCATTGTACACAGGCAATAAGCTGACGGCCACCCGCCGCCTGGCCCAGGCCAACCTTGAACATGCCCAAAGTAATCTGGATGCCTCGGACAACGACCTGGCACTGTCTGCCCGAAAAGCCTTTTACACCGTCATCCTGAGCCGTCAGATGGCCGGGGCCATGGACGAGGCGGTGGAGAGCATGAGCGAACATGTTCTAGAGGCCACCGCCTACCACGACCAGAAAATTGTTCCCAAACTGGATCTTTTGCGTGCCGAGGAAAAACTTGCGGATTTAAGGCAGCAGCAGCTATATGCCCACAATAATGTGGATCTTGCCCAGACATCCTTGAACTATGTGCTTGGCGTGGACATGGATACCCGTTACACCTATGAAGATACCCCCCAGACCCTGCCCATGCCCCGGGATCTTGGGACCTGTATCCAGACCGGCCTGGAGAACAGGCCCGAAATCGAGGCAATGGACGCCCGGATCCAAATGGCAAAAGAACAGATTGCCATCGCCCAAAGTGATCGCCTGCCCACCCTGGCCCTGGTGGGGGAAGCCCACCGGACAGAACCTGAAGAGGAAGATCCCACAGCCCAGATCGGCATTGTGGCCAGCATGAATCTGTTTGACAGCGGCCGTACCAGCCATAAAAAAGCCCAGGCCGGCCGGCAGCTTGAAAAGGCCATGACTGCAAAAAAACAGTTGTCCAGGGGCATCCGCCTGGAGGTGGAAAAAGCATACCACGATGCCCAGGCAGCCCTTAAATCCATTGATGTGGCACAAAAATCCCTGGATACGGCCCAGGAGGCCCTGGATGCCGCCCGGACCCGCTACCGGGTGGGCCTAAGCACCTCGTTGGAACGTCTGGACGCCGAAGTGTCCCTGACCCGATCAAAAACCAATCATATTCACGCGTTAAGTATGTATAACATCGCAGTTGCTGAACTGGAACGCGCCATGGGAAAGGAGTAA